One segment of Fusarium falciforme chromosome 13, complete sequence DNA contains the following:
- a CDS encoding Chitin synthase yields MSSLQLPTRNGEPSSSSEPVNKVTPEEGSHPSVSFHQVSQYPRRPDGTGTPDSSMIRGINGNFHPGAQTPRSAATNASWRIQGGTESNLSFTSSILQEEAKLRWDSDKELKKMSKSMLMLQKWSLILGLVMLNGALIYTGWKYYQVYYFFLVLLSSNTVLQSTMCICIILHWFCTRILCFFWRPNEIIPGEPEKLVMLLPCYNETYEELTRSLDSLIAQKNIESHPRILFIVVDGNVRGPGMEKTTQDYLFEDILEPGLSRYFENGYRARDGLFMPVKTQTGYYKGTPYILISKRYNQGKRDSLCFARSFLYHFKQRSENIVTMFNNDLFEYIGNNLIQAGLNDVTYLCGMDADTVFDEFCMWEMIKEIRKNPKLIGVCGHVCVDFEGHNWGWWSLYQSVEYSQTQGLRRMFQSRITGKVNCLPGCCQLIRVDESTFGDAVLRERFGYCPKPNDIMTQHIMGNYSEDSIHASIIFSLFPGKQTAQALRAKAMTIVPQNWKVFLSQRKRWALGSISNEFVMIFRPGIILIERLQSIIACVTWAITPFIIAAFIELIMVFAKRGREVMEDPVFLGLICVLFFRYFYSFCIGFWLPRNNFERAQYFVGYVLHIFISPFMNIIILVYSLFHSDDFKWGKTRETIRDSKEKDGDDVGGRGTH; encoded by the exons ATGAGTTCATTACAATTGCCTACTCGCAATGGCgagccatcctcatcttctgaGCCAGTCAACAAGGTGACGCCTGAGGAGGGATCTCACCCTTCTGTCTCCTTCCACCAGGTGTCACAGTATCCAAGAAGACCTGATGGGACCGGCACTCCAGATTCG TCCATGATTCGGGGCATCAATGGCAATTTTCATCCTGGGGCGCAGACTCCGCGCTCAGCCGCGACCAACGCATCGTGGCGTATCCAGGGCGGTACGGAGTCGAATCTTTCTTTCACCTCATCCATATTgcaagaagaagcgaagCTGCGCTGGGACTCGGATAAAGAGCTCAAAAAGATGTCAAAGAGCATGCTTATGCTCCAGAAATGGAGCCTTATCCTTGGCCTCGTTATGCTCAACGGCGCCCTCATTTATACTGGATGGAAGTACTACCAGGTGTACTACTTCTTTCTTGTTCTGCTGAGCTCCAATACTGTGCTCCAGTCTACCATGTGTATATGCATTATACTACATTGGTTCTGCACCCGCAttctctgcttcttctggcGACCCAATGAGATTATTCCTGGCGAGCCAGAAAAGTTGGTCATGTTACTTCCGTGCTATAACGAGACGTACGAGGAGTTAACGCGGTCACTCGACTCTTTGATTGCGCAGAAGAATATCGAGAGCCACCCGCGCATACTCTTCATTGTCGTGGACGGAAATGTTCGTGGCCCTGGTATGGAAAAGACAACTCAGGACTATCTGTTTGAGGATATCTTGGAACCAGGCCTATCTCGGTACTTTGAGAACGGCTACCGCGCTCGTGACGGCCTTTTTATGCCTGTCAAGACTCAAACCGGATACTATAAGGGCACCCCTTACATCCTTATCAGCAAGCGCTACAATCAAGGCAAGCGTGATAGTCTCTGCTTTGCGCGATCATTTCTATACCATTTTAAGCAGCGCTCTGAGAACATTGTCACCATGTTCAACAATGACCTTTTTGAGTACATCGGCAACAACCTTATTCAAGCCGGCCTCAACGATGTTACCTACCTCTGCGGCATGGATGCTGATACCGTTTTCGATGAGTTCTGCATGTGGGAaatgatcaaggagatccgCAAGAACCCCAAGCTCATCGGAGTTTGTGGTCACGTCTGTGTCGATTTTGAGGGTCATAACTGGGGTTGGTGGTCGCTATACCAGTCTGTTGAGTACTCCCAAACTCAGGGTCTCCGTCGCATGTTCCAGTCGCGGATTACCGGGAAAGTTAACTGCCTGCCCGGGTGTTGTCAGCTCATTCGCGTTGATGAGTCCACGTTTGGCGATGCCGTACTCCGCGAGCGCTTTGGCTATTGCCCCAAGCCGAATGATATCATGACCCAACATATCATGGGTAACTATTCTGAGGATAGTATCCATGCCTCTATCATTTTCAGTCTTTTCCCCGGTAAGCAGACCGCCCAGGCTCTTCGCGCCAAGGCTATGACGATCGTCCCCCAAAACTGGAAGGTCTTCCTCTCTCAGCGCAAACGTTGGGCTCTTGGCAGTATCTCCAACGAGTTTGTCATGATCTTCCGGCCGGGCATTATCCTTATCGAGAGGTTACAGAGTATCATCGCTTGCGTAACCTGGGCTATCACACCCTTCATCATCGCAGCCTTTATCGAGCTCATCATGGTTTTTGCCAAACGAGGCAGAGAAGTGATGGAGGACCCGGTCTTCCTTGGTCTTATATGCGTTTTGTTCTTCCGCTAC TTCTATTCCTTCTGCATTGGCTTCTGGCTGCCACGGAACAACTTTGAACGCGCCCAATATTTTGTGGGTTACGTCCTGCACATATTCATATCCCCATTCATGAATATTATCATCTTAGTTTACTCTCTTTTTCACTCCGATGACTTCAAGTGGGGAAAGACCCGAGAAACCATCCGCGATAGTAAAGAGAAGGACGGTGACGATGTCGGTGGCCGGGGTACACACTAA